A genome region from Nocardia sp. NBC_01730 includes the following:
- the cobM gene encoding precorrin-4 C(11)-methyltransferase has translation MTVHFIGAGPGAADLLTVRAVTLLRSSPVCLYAGTYLDPEVLAHCAPDAELIDSQYLDLDQITEHLVRATRSGKDVARLCSGDPSLYSALTEQTRRLDAQDVPWDVTPGVPAYAAAAALLGAELTVPELVQSVVLTRTQARSTAMPESEALANFAATGATLVLHLAVTRVRALAAELAADYGPDCPVAVVYRASQPEQRILRGTLADIADRVEGAGLRQAAVILVGRALRSSAPCAESHLYDPARPRHS, from the coding sequence ATGACCGTGCACTTCATCGGGGCGGGGCCGGGCGCCGCGGACCTGCTGACCGTGCGAGCGGTCACTCTGCTGCGAAGTTCTCCGGTGTGCCTCTACGCGGGCACTTACCTCGACCCCGAGGTCCTGGCGCACTGCGCCCCCGACGCGGAGCTGATCGATAGTCAGTATTTGGACCTCGACCAGATCACCGAGCATCTGGTGCGCGCCACCCGATCGGGTAAGGACGTGGCCCGGTTGTGCTCGGGCGACCCATCGCTCTACTCGGCGCTCACCGAACAGACCCGCAGGCTCGACGCGCAGGACGTCCCGTGGGACGTCACGCCGGGCGTGCCCGCCTATGCCGCTGCGGCGGCGCTGCTCGGCGCCGAGCTGACGGTGCCCGAACTCGTGCAGTCGGTCGTGCTCACCCGTACCCAGGCCCGCTCGACCGCGATGCCCGAGTCGGAGGCCCTGGCGAATTTCGCCGCGACCGGCGCCACGCTCGTGCTGCACCTGGCCGTTACCCGCGTCCGTGCGCTGGCCGCCGAGCTCGCCGCCGACTACGGCCCGGACTGCCCGGTCGCCGTCGTGTACCGCGCCAGCCAGCCGGAACAGCGGATCCTGCGCGGCACCCTCGCCGATATCGCCGACCGAGTCGAGGGCGCCGGATTGCGGCAAGCCGCGGTGATCTTGGTCGGACGTGCGCTGAGGTCCAGTGCGCCCTGCGCCGAATCCCATCTCTACGACCCGGCCCGACCGCGCCACTCCTGA